The following are from one region of the Takifugu rubripes chromosome 12, fTakRub1.2, whole genome shotgun sequence genome:
- the LOC115251753 gene encoding LOW QUALITY PROTEIN: zinc finger and BTB domain-containing protein 10-like (The sequence of the model RefSeq protein was modified relative to this genomic sequence to represent the inferred CDS: inserted 1 base in 1 codon; deleted 1 base in 1 codon), with protein MVRPSDNASPSTNCSGEDYRNKPNENSYCYQLLQELDKQRKSGILCDVNLVVSGQVFRAHKNILVAGSRYFKTLYCLTKTEAQDQATVTHLDIAAVQGFSVILDFLYSGNLLLTSQNAIEVMSVASYLQMTEVVHSCRAFIKDALNISIKQEAPDSVVVDYNKRQMVAKEGHRGPDNKPSNFWATSIXSKLSIKASTNQGKEAADDGGRGLQGEGGASDIEVTVVGGEGCALVTPGSSGSWTHQNDNSSDSAETNETREGPVQFYVWNEASTGSAAAAPAPTIKREADPVAGSGRRKKQATTRRFVYNFPPEPEEGFDEGMFIQPSASYPREDFSSLSENAGESSHLAINKLKCPHCNYIAKHRRTLKRHLIIHSGVRSFSCDICGKLFTRREHVKRHSLVHKKDKKYKCMVCKKIFMLAASVGIRHGSRRYGVCADCADSHQATQEGLEGLEFPRDEDFEGEDGEDLEGEDANDNDQSNWAQGKNGAAREED; from the exons ATGGTGAGGCCCTCGGACAACGCCAGCCCTTCCACTAACTGCTCAGGAGAAGACTACCGCAACAAGCCCAACGAGAACTCCTACTGctaccagctcctgcaggagctggacaaGCAGCGCAAGAGTGGCATCCTCTGCGACGTCAACCTCGTGGTGTCGGGCCAGGTGTTTCGCGCACACAAGAACATCCTGGTCGCAGGCAGCCGCTACTTCAAGACCCTCTACTGTCTGACCAAGACCGAGGCCCAGGACCAGGCCACCGTCACGCACCTGGACATCGCCGCCGTGCAGGGCTTCTCGGTCATCCTCGACTTCCTCTACTCTGGGAACCTGCTGCTCACAAGCCAAAACGCCATCGAGGTGATGTCTGTCGCCAGTTACCTCCAGATGACAGAAGTCGTCCACTCGTGTCGGGCGTTCATCAAAGATGCCCTGAACATCAGCATCAAGCAGGAGGCTCCCGATTCTGTGGTGGTGGACTACAACAAGCGGCAGATGGTCGCCAAAGAAGGTCACAGAGGACCAGACAACAAGCCAAGCAACTTCTGGGCCACGAGCA CTTCGAAGCTGTCAATCAAGGCCAGCACCAACCAAGGAAAAGAAGCAGCGGATGATGGAGGACGAGGGCtgcagggtgaaggaggagccAGCGACATAGAGGTGACGGTGGTCGGGGGCGAGGGCTGTGCCTTGGTGACCCCCGGATCCTCTGGCAGCTGGACCCACCAAAACGACAACTCGTCCGACTCGGCGGAGACCAACGAGACTCGGGAGGGGCCA GTGCAGTTTTACGTCTGGAACGAGGCGTCCACGGGCAGCGCcgcggcggcgccggcgccgacAATTAAGCGAGAAGCGGACCCTGTCGCCGGAAGCGGGCGGAGGAAAAAACAAGCCACCACGCGGCGATTTGTGTACAACTTTCCACCAGAGCCTGAAGAGGGATTCGACGAGGGGATGTTCATCCAGCCCTCGGCCTCCTACCCCAGAGAGgacttttcctccctctctgaaaACGCTG gcGAGTCCTCGCACCTAGCCATCAATAAGCTCAAGTGCCCCCATTGTAACTACATTGCCAAGCACCGGCGCACCCTGAAGAGGCACCTGATCATCCACTCGGGCGTGCGCTCCTTCAGCTGCGACATCTGTGGCAAGCTGTTCACCCGCCGCGAGCACGTCAAGAGACATTCCCTG GTGCACAAGAAGGACAAGAAGTACAAGTGCATGGTGTGCAAGAAGATCTTCATGCTCGCCGCCAGCGTGGGCATCCGCCACGGCTCGCGGCGCTACGGCGTGTGCGCCGACTGCGCCGACTCGCACCAGGCCACCCAGGAGGGCCTGGAGGGCCTGGAGTTCCCCCGCGACGAAGACTTCGAGGGCGAGGACGGGGAGGacctggagggggaggacgCCAACGACAACGACCAATCAAACTGGGCACAGGGCAAAAACGGCGCCGCCCGGGAAGAAGACTGA